GTCACAGTCAAACCGATCGGCCACAGTCGATGTCATCTCCTCGTTCCGAATCCAACGATCCCGTCCCGAGGCCCGGCCGCCGATCCCGGTCGATACCATGGCGTGTCACCGTGGCGCGCGGAATCCCGCGCGTGCGGATTCCCGCCGACGAGCTTGTTGCGGCGCTGCGTCGCGTCGGTCGCGGTGAGAACGCGTCTGGGCGAATCGGAGTGGTCATCGTCGATGATCCGGTCATGCACGAACTGAATCGTCGCTACCGTTGCAGGAACCGCCCGACCGACGTGCTCTCGTTTCCCCTGGCAGCAGGAGCTCCAGTCCATACCGACCGCCTGGTCGGCGAGGTGTACTGCAACTACGATCACGCGCGCCGATGGCGCGCCGGGCATGGCGGCACGATCGCCGACGAGCTGGTGCGGTTGGCGGTGCACGGTTGTCTGCATCTGCTGGGATACGATCACCACACAGCCCCGGATCGCGACCGGATGGTACGCGCCGAGCGGAAGTATCTGCGGATGAGTGGATTGATCGCGCATCGCAACGGACAGGGGCACGGTTCGTGATTCTCGAAATGCTGGTGACCGCCGGCGCGATCGCCCTCTTGCTGGGTGCGATCTACGCCGCGGCATCGGCGGGAGTTCAGCTCTTCACGATGGCCGATCACGAGATCACAACGACACAACTGCGCGGGCACCGCGCGCGATTCGTCGAAACGCTCACACGGAACCCGCGCGAGATCCTGCTGGCGGCCACGCTGTTTAAGTCGTTGATGTTTCTGGCGGTCGTTGTGATCGTCGTCTGGATGGTGCCCCGCTGGGCGCGACAGTTGGAGTGGCCGGGGCCGCCGTTTGTGGTCGTCGGGCTGATTGCCGTCTGGCTCTTGCGCATCTGGGTCGGCGAGATTCTGCCGCGCGCGTCGATTCCCGACAGCAACAACGGCGGCGAGAACCCGCGTCTGGCATGGCTGGCGCTGCTCTGGTGGGGATTTCGTCCGGTGCTGGCACTGACACGCCCGCTGCATCGGCGCCGGACGCCGCAGGAACGGTTCACCGACCGCGAGGAGATCGTCGAGCATGCCATCGATTCGCTGGCTGAGTCGGCCGGACTCGATGAACCGGTCATCGAGGAAGACGAACGCCGCATGATTCAGGGCGTCATCGGCCTCGAAGACACTGAGGTCCGTGAGGTCATGGTCCCGCGCATCAACATCGTCGCAGTCGAGGCGCACGACTCGATGGACAAGGTCCGGCGACTGGTGCGCGCTTCGGGACACTCACGGCTGCCGGTGTACGACAAAGACATCGACACGATCGTCGGCATCCTCTACGCAAAGGACGTCTTCTGCGCCGACCATTCCGACACACCGCCCGAACCGGCCACCTTGGCACGGCGCGCATTCTTTGTCCCGGAAACGAAGCGTGTCGATGCTCTGCTTGAAGAATTCAAGCGCACTAAGACACACATCGCCATCGTCGTCGATGAATTCGGCGGTACCGCCGGACTGGTCACGATGGAGGACATTCTCGAGGAAATCGTCGGCGAGATCGAAGACGAACACGATGCCCGCCATCAGGCCATCGAGCGACTCGATAACATGAGCGTACGCGCCGACGGCGTCGTGCCGCTCGAAGACGTCGCCGATCTCTTTGAGGTCGAGCTGCCCGAGGACGACTTCGAAACAGTCGGCGGGCTGATCTACGACCGCGTCGGCGGTGTCCCGCAACGCGGACAGACCGTCTCCGACTTCGGTCTGGAGTTTACCGTCGAGGAAATGGACGGGCAGCGGATCCGGCGCGTGCGGGTCGAGAAACGCCCCGAACCCAAACCCGAGTCGCCCGTGCGCGAAGATTGACACTTGAGTCTTTTCTGGTTGAATTACCGCCGTATGGTTCGACCACGCTCCCGACAACCGTCACAGGTCGATCTCTTCGCCCCCAAGCCGATTCTACTCCCCGACGAAGCCGAACTGGCAGGGCGCTTCGCTCAATTCAATGCCGTCCACTTTGACGGGACTCTGCCGCCTGCAATCGTGCGCTGGTCATTGCGTATGCGCATCGCCGGCAGTTGCGACTACGAACATCGCATCATCACGCTGTCACGACTGTATCACCTGCATTTCCCCGAGGAGATCGACGACACGCTCAAGCACGAGATGATCCATCTCGTCTTTCACCGCCACGATGCCGTCTTCGCGGCCGAGGCGCGACGGGTCGGCGCATCGCTGCATTGTCGCGAATACGACGGGCTGCATCCGCGCGCACGGTATGTCTACATCTGCCCCAACTGCCGAACCCTCTTTCCCCGCTCCCGGCGTGAACGGCTGTATTGCGGGCGCTGCTGCCCCCGACGGATCGACCCGAGATTTGAACTGGTCCTGCGAGAACCGGCGTCGCGTCTGGCCGCCCGCCGTCCGCTCACCGCTCGGCAACGTCCATCTCCACGACACCGAAAGCTTCGTGCCAACGGCGACCTCTTCGACTCGTGGTGAGCGACTTGTTCCGCTTGTCTCCGGCAAGGGCGAACCACAAGACGGCGAGACCGGCAATGCCCGCTGACTCATCTCGGTTGCCCAGCAGCGGATTGCCGCCCGTCTTGACTCCCTCGGGTCGATTACGCTACTCTTGGATCGCCAGACCCATCGGGATGGGTTCGGCACCGTGTGGCGGAGTAGCTCAGTTGGTTAGAGCAGCGGAATCATAATCCGCGTGTCCGGGGTTCGAGTCCCTGCTCCGCTACCATCGCCCGGTGGATTCTCGACATCCGATCATCGACTGCTATGAGACCGAGCGGGAAATCCTTTCCCGCCTGACCCGTTCAATCTTTCCGCATCGTCTGGCCATTTGGAAATCGGCTCTGCTCTGATTGGCTCGTAACACACTGACCCCAAAACAGTTAGCCCTTCCATCGGACATCTCCCATTACCGGCACAAGTTTTGATCACCTGTGCAAGGTCGGCACCACCCCGGGAGAGGGTCCTCGGCCCGTGCGGGATGGACCACGCAACGACGACAATCTGAGTGGGGGCAGGATGAAACAAAAGCAGGGGTCTGGAATCGGGTTCTGGCTGTTTATGGCCGTCATCATCTTCGTTCTGTATTGCCTCGTCATGCAACGGCCGTACTGCCGGACTCTGGACATGAGTTTGGGTCAGACGAACGCTGTTGAAACGACGAGGACCCTCTGACGAGAGTCGATGCTCCCTCACATCGCGCCCAAGGGCGCAACCGATCCCACACCGCAGTGATTCTCGCCGGCGGTCGCGGGACGCGTCTGCGCCCGTACACGACGTCGTTCCCAAAGCCGTTGATGCCGGTCGGCGACCGTCCGATTCTGGAGATTCTGGTCGGCCAACTCGCCCGAGCCGGATTCTCGCAGTTGATCGTCGCCGTCGGACACCTGGCAGGATTGATCGAAGCGTACTTCGGCGACGGTTCGCGATTCGGCGTGCACATCACTTATGCTCGTGAAGACGAACCGCTCGGTACCGTCGGGCCGTTGCGGGCATTGGACGACAGACTGCCCGAACACTTTCTCGTCGCCAATGGCGACGTCCTCTGCGACGTCGATCTGACGGCATTCTTAAATGAACACGCCCACGCTGCTCCCGCGCGCGATCTCTCCATCGCGACGGTCCAACGGCGTGTGCATTCCGAATACGGCGTCATCGAATGCGGCGCTGACGGCATCGTCTGCGGATACCTGGAAAAGCCGACGTTTCCCTTGCGTGTCTCCACCGGCATCTACGCGTTTTCGCGCACGGCGCTGGAGCTCATTCCGAAAGGCGCGCGCATGGACTTTCCCGACCTGGTGCTGAAGCTGTTGCGCCACGGATGCCGCGTCGTCACGCACGATCATTCAGGGCTCTGGCTCGATATCGGCCGCGCCGACGACTACGAAGCGGCGCAGCAGTTGATCGCCGAACAGCCGAATCGATTCGAAACGGTGATGACGAGATCCGAATCGAAAGTGCCATCGTCGCAATCGCCAAAACGGGAGGTGACACTGTGAGCACGGCGTCTGTGACGTCATCGTGTCCGTCGTATGTGCGCGAATTGCCCGGGCGCGCTGATCGATTGGGAATGACAGGCGATTCGCCGCGCACACCCGCAGAAGTTCATGGCGCGCTGCATGCAAAAGTGGCGCTGGTCTGCGGCGTCCGCAATGCCATCGGCCGGGCAATCGCCACGACGCTGGCGCAGCACGGCGCGCGGATCGCTTTCGACGCCGTGCCCGGATCCAACACCGCCGAGACGCTCAGCGCGGTCATCGAATCATTCGGCACCAACGCCATGCCCACCGGCAACATGACCGACCCCGAGACACGATCACACGGAATGGCCGAAGGTCCGCTTTGGGGGGCGGGGCAGGTTTACGAACGCTTCGGACAGATCGACATTCTCGTGTATGTCGTCAGTGGGAATGAATCGCACGATCGCACGCCGCTTCATCAGATGCACAACCGTCAATGGGATGAGTGTGCGCACAGACATCTTGACTTGGTCTACCGTCTGGTGCGCGAGGTGATCAATCCCATGCGGCAGCGACGTTTCGGACGCATCGTGCTGATCACCGATCCTATCGCGCCGTCGCAGTACCAGGCGCACGCGTATAGCGACATTGGCCAGTCCGGATTGGTCGCGTTGACCCGGACATTGGCGCGTGAGAACGCCGACCACAATGTCACCGCTAATTGTGTTTGCCCCGGCCTCATCGAACGACCGGGGTGCCGTTCCAATGGTCCTGACGACCCGCAAGCGAAAACGTTTCGCAAACGCGCAGAGATCGAACACATTCCCGCACAACGCTACGGCCGTCCCGAGGATGTCGCCCATCTCGTGACGTTTCTGTGCTCCGACCGCTCCGCCTACATCACCGGCCAGCGCATCGCCGTCGACGGGGGATTGTCGGCGTAAAGTTGCAACAGAGTCGCATAAACACAAACCGCCCCGTCAATCACCCAGGGCAGTTTTAGTCGCCTCTGGCGACTGTGTTACGGCTGCGGCTTGACCGGCGGTTGCCACGCCAGGCCGTAAGACAGCTTTCCGACTTCGGTCGAGTCAATGATCCTCGGCGGATGGGAGAAGTTGTCGATCGCGTAGACCCAGCCCTTGCCCGTGGCATTGACACACGTGAAGTAGACGCGCCGCCCGTCTTCGGATTTCACAATGCCGAACGGCTGGATCGCCTGCGGTCGCAGAATCCAGAAATCCTCGCCCTCTTCGCCGTGCGCGCCCCCCTCGGGGTGCCCGACCCAGACAAAGTTTTCGAATTGCGTCGTGACGAAGATGTGATCGTTGGCCGGATCATGCAGCACCTGCGTGGGTCCATAGAGCGTCTCATGGCTGCCGCCGCCATGCCCGTGCTCGGAGATCTCGATTGAGTCGGTGATGTCCAGATCATTCAGATCCATGACGCGCACCTGCCCCGCGTGCTGGCAGGCGATGAACACGCGACGCCCCCCGTGCGCCGCCAGTGCGTCTTCGGATTCCTCGATCCAGATTCCATACGGGCCGTATTTCTGCGTGCCCGTCGGATAGAGACTGTCGGGATCGACCGAGATGTTCTTCACCGAGTCGGCGTCGAGGTAGATCACTGTGACGTCATTGGTCATCATGTTGCAGGCGACCGCGAACTGCCCATCGTCGGAAACACGGCAGTCGTGTGTCATGGCCCCGGCCGTCATGTTGGTCGGGATGATCGTCATCGTGCTCAAATCAAGTTTCATGATCTTGGTACGGGTTGTGATGTCCAGTCCGCCGAAGTTGACCACATAACCGGTTTGCCCATCGGGAGTGATCCCGATCGACGTCGGCTGAAAATCAAACGGCATCTGCACCGACCCCATGGGCGTATTGTCGGAGGCGCGCCACTTGGTGATCATGCCGCCGATGCTGCGCGACGCGACATAGTAGAATTCGCCTTCCGGATCGAATCCGATGTAGTGCGGATTGGTGACTTCGAGATTGACCGAGTCGATGCGATCCAGAGTGTTGGCATTCAGGATAAACAGAGTCCCCTCACCCTGATTGAGCACAT
Above is a window of Candidatus Zixiibacteriota bacterium DNA encoding:
- the ybeY gene encoding rRNA maturation RNase YbeY; the protein is MARGIPRVRIPADELVAALRRVGRGENASGRIGVVIVDDPVMHELNRRYRCRNRPTDVLSFPLAAGAPVHTDRLVGEVYCNYDHARRWRAGHGGTIADELVRLAVHGCLHLLGYDHHTAPDRDRMVRAERKYLRMSGLIAHRNGQGHGS
- a CDS encoding SprT-like domain-containing protein, whose translation is MVRPRSRQPSQVDLFAPKPILLPDEAELAGRFAQFNAVHFDGTLPPAIVRWSLRMRIAGSCDYEHRIITLSRLYHLHFPEEIDDTLKHEMIHLVFHRHDAVFAAEARRVGASLHCREYDGLHPRARYVYICPNCRTLFPRSRRERLYCGRCCPRRIDPRFELVLREPASRLAARRPLTARQRPSPRHRKLRANGDLFDSW
- a CDS encoding hemolysin family protein, which produces MLVTAGAIALLLGAIYAAASAGVQLFTMADHEITTTQLRGHRARFVETLTRNPREILLAATLFKSLMFLAVVVIVVWMVPRWARQLEWPGPPFVVVGLIAVWLLRIWVGEILPRASIPDSNNGGENPRLAWLALLWWGFRPVLALTRPLHRRRTPQERFTDREEIVEHAIDSLAESAGLDEPVIEEDERRMIQGVIGLEDTEVREVMVPRINIVAVEAHDSMDKVRRLVRASGHSRLPVYDKDIDTIVGILYAKDVFCADHSDTPPEPATLARRAFFVPETKRVDALLEEFKRTKTHIAIVVDEFGGTAGLVTMEDILEEIVGEIEDEHDARHQAIERLDNMSVRADGVVPLEDVADLFEVELPEDDFETVGGLIYDRVGGVPQRGQTVSDFGLEFTVEEMDGQRIRRVRVEKRPEPKPESPVRED
- a CDS encoding SDR family oxidoreductase, coding for MSTASVTSSCPSYVRELPGRADRLGMTGDSPRTPAEVHGALHAKVALVCGVRNAIGRAIATTLAQHGARIAFDAVPGSNTAETLSAVIESFGTNAMPTGNMTDPETRSHGMAEGPLWGAGQVYERFGQIDILVYVVSGNESHDRTPLHQMHNRQWDECAHRHLDLVYRLVREVINPMRQRRFGRIVLITDPIAPSQYQAHAYSDIGQSGLVALTRTLARENADHNVTANCVCPGLIERPGCRSNGPDDPQAKTFRKRAEIEHIPAQRYGRPEDVAHLVTFLCSDRSAYITGQRIAVDGGLSA
- a CDS encoding sugar phosphate nucleotidyltransferase; protein product: MLAGGRGTRLRPYTTSFPKPLMPVGDRPILEILVGQLARAGFSQLIVAVGHLAGLIEAYFGDGSRFGVHITYAREDEPLGTVGPLRALDDRLPEHFLVANGDVLCDVDLTAFLNEHAHAAPARDLSIATVQRRVHSEYGVIECGADGIVCGYLEKPTFPLRVSTGIYAFSRTALELIPKGARMDFPDLVLKLLRHGCRVVTHDHSGLWLDIGRADDYEAAQQLIAEQPNRFETVMTRSESKVPSSQSPKREVTL